In the Neisseria sp. KEM232 genome, GCATAAAAATAGCGTAAACTACGCGTCTTTCGGGGCAGCCGTCCCGGCAGAAACACCATCCGATTTGAGGAAACACCAATGGCCACAGGTCAAACCACCACCCTCCCCGTCCCCAGCGGACACGGCAGCTTGGAACAATACATCCACACCGTCAACAGCATCCCCATGCTCACCCCCGAAGAAGAACACAACCTCGCCGAACGCAAAATAAGCGGCGACGTCGAAGCCGCCAAACAGCTCATCCTGTCCCACCTGCGCGTCGTCGTCTCCATCGCCCGCGGCTACGACGGCTACGGCCTCAACCAGGCCGACCTCATCCAAGAAGGCAACATCGGCCTGATGAAAGCCGTCAAACGCTACGAACCCGACCGCGGCGCCCGCCTCTTCTCCTTTGCCGTCCACTGGATCAAAGCCGAAATCCACGAATTCATTCTGCGCAACTGGCGGCTCGTGCGCGTCGCCACCACAAAACCCCAGCGCAAACTCTTCTTCAACCTGCGCTCCATGCGCAAATCCCTGTCCGCCCTGTCACCGAAAGAAGCCCAGGCCATCGCCGACGACCTCGGCGTCAAACTGTCCGAAGTCATGGAAATGGAACAGCGCATGACCGGCAAAGACGTCGCCCTCCTCGCCGACAACAGCGACGACGAAGACAGCTTCGCCCCCATCGACTGGCTGGCCGACCACGACACCGAGCCTACCCGCCAAATCGAACAAAAAGCCCACTACGCCCTGCAAACCGAAGGCCTGCAAAACGCCCTCGCCAAACTCGACGACCGCAGCAGGCGCATCGTCGAAACCCGCTGGCTGCAAGACGACGGCGGCCTCACCCTCCACCAGCTTGCCGCCGAATACGGCGTCTCCGCCGAACGCATCCGCCAAATCGAAGCCAAAGCCATGCAGAAACTGCGCGGCTTTCTCGCCGAAGAAGCCGAACAATAATCCGCCAAAGGCCGTCTGAAACCACAAAACCCCGTCCCAACATCCCTCTTTTTCAGACGGCCTCAAACCGGCAAACACAGGACAAAAGGCCGTCTGAAAAACAAGCGCCATACCCGTTTCAGACGGCCTCGAAACACACCGCAAACCCAAGGCCGCCGCCCCGCACAACACCGCGCCCCGTTTCAGACGGCCTTTTGCACAGCGCGCCGTACTTACGCTACAATCCGCGCGTTTTTTCCAACCACCTACAAAGGCTTTCACTATGCTGACAGGCAGCTTGGTCGCACTAGTTACCCCCATGCGCGAAGACGGCAGCGTCGATCTCCCCCAACTCGAAAAACTGATCGACTGGCACATCGCCAACGGCACCGACGCCCTCGTCATCGCCGGCACCACCGGCGAATCCGCCACCCTCTCCATCCCCGAACAAACCCTCGTCATCGAAACAGCCGTCAAGCATAGTGCCAAACGCATCCCCGTCATCGCCGGCACAGGCGCCAACAACACCATCGAAGCCGTCGAACTCTCCCAAGCCGCCAAAAAAGCAGGCGCCGACGCCACACTCTCCGTCGTCCCCTACTACAACAAACCCTCGCAGGAAGGCATCTACCGCCACTTCAAAACCATCGCCGAAACCGTAGACATCCCCATGATCATCTACAACGTACCCGGCCGCACCGTCGTCAACATGGACAACGACACCATCCTGCG is a window encoding:
- the rpoH gene encoding RNA polymerase sigma factor RpoH, encoding MATGQTTTLPVPSGHGSLEQYIHTVNSIPMLTPEEEHNLAERKISGDVEAAKQLILSHLRVVVSIARGYDGYGLNQADLIQEGNIGLMKAVKRYEPDRGARLFSFAVHWIKAEIHEFILRNWRLVRVATTKPQRKLFFNLRSMRKSLSALSPKEAQAIADDLGVKLSEVMEMEQRMTGKDVALLADNSDDEDSFAPIDWLADHDTEPTRQIEQKAHYALQTEGLQNALAKLDDRSRRIVETRWLQDDGGLTLHQLAAEYGVSAERIRQIEAKAMQKLRGFLAEEAEQ
- the dapA gene encoding 4-hydroxy-tetrahydrodipicolinate synthase, producing MLTGSLVALVTPMREDGSVDLPQLEKLIDWHIANGTDALVIAGTTGESATLSIPEQTLVIETAVKHSAKRIPVIAGTGANNTIEAVELSQAAKKAGADATLSVVPYYNKPSQEGIYRHFKTIAETVDIPMIIYNVPGRTVVNMDNDTILRLAEIPNITGVKEASGALAREIDLINRAPEGFAVYSGDDPTALPFLLCGGHGVITVAANVAPKLFADMCRAALAGNIAEARRLNGQLIPVYDVMFCEPSPAAPKWAAAQLGVCTEHVRLPIIPLTPDGQNKVRAALQTAGLI